TTTTAAATAGGGAGATAGGTTATTTTCTTCGATATGCTATCCTTGATGAGGAAATAGAACTAAATTTAGAGTCTGTTAATTACAATATGTCTACGCTAAAGAGCGATCGCGAGTTCACCGTCCCACCACCCATAATATTACGTGAAGTAATGGATCGaaagaaattataattttccTCCTCTGAGATGAGTTCATTAACAATGTGTCTTCCCCTTGTGATGGGAGAATTTGTTTCAAGCGACAACCCGTACTACGctaatcttcttcttctttttgaaattttcataTCTCTTCAATGCTACTCGTTCTCAGAGGAGCAATTGataattcttgaaaaaatgattGAGATTCACAATTCCAACTTTGTGTTGCTCTATCCAAAGAGTACTCCTGGAATTAATGTTGCCGGTAAATCAATAACTCCCAAACTACATTCTCTCTTACACTTTCCTGCTCAAATTAGACACTTTGGCGCTCCACGTTACTCTTGGTGTTTTAGATATGAAACCAAAAATGCTCcattcaaaaaaattatgagGCGCAACAGCAATTTCCACAATGTACCGTGGACCATGGCCTCACACCACCAAAGACTTGTCGGTTTGGATATCAAAAGTGATGGCgaaagtaatttttttggaAAGTTGAATGACTTTGTTATTCAGAATCACAATTCTGGAatgattgaaataaaaaatggttgGTGGTCCAATATTTTGCAAAGCTACTGGATTGTCCGGTAATTTGAAATACAGACAAatagcaaaaattaaaatttcagGGAGAATTTGTCAATCGGGAACAGTGTTTTTGCGAAAATTACCAAGTGATGAAAACCACGCTTTATTTTTCAGAATTTCAGATGCAATAAGTTGTGAAAGAGGCACGTTTTTAATAATGGAACAATTAACAACCTGTTCTTTTTGTCATGACCGTTTGGCTTTTATcgttcaaccaaaaaaatcatttgtcATCGTTTCCCCTGATAATTTAAGTTTCAATGTGCctcttcattctttttttattgccatGATTTGCATGTAATCCCCAATTACTATCATATgctgtaattttttaaatctcattTTATACACATCTGCATCTGGAATAAACTCATTTAGGAAATGAAACGCAGTAATTATAGTTGTAGtcagaaaaattttccatCCGTAAATGAATTCAATTTGGCAACTATGCTAGAAATTGCTAGAATACCCCATTTCTGAGAAGCAACGCTAAAGGATCACTGGATTAGTAGGTTAAAGTTTGAAGTTCAAAAGAAGTATGGCTAGAAAAATCTGTGTTAAGTTCGGGGATTTCAAATCGCCCGTTAGAGTGAAACTCTTAATATTGCCAGAACCTAATGATAAGCAATGTGACTTGCTATTGCTACGCAGCATGttatttaaagaaatgatGTTTGACATGTCTGTAACAGACTTGGGTGGATCTCTGGCTACACGCGTAGAAGATGTCATGCTTGGGCAATATGACAAAGAATTTGACCTTGTTGTTGATGTAACATCAACTACAGTTTTTTTGAACGGCGAAAAAGacattgttgtaaaacttcaTCTTGTACAAGAATATCTTGTTGTTCCGGAAGAGTGCAGTCAGATTCTTGACTTGCCATCGATGTCTTCATCTGAATTTAGTCCAAATGATGAAAATTCCCCCCCAGCAACTTATGAAACTCTAACCATGAACATCAACGGTAAGTAATTAGTATTGAATGTGCATCTCTTATCACTTTCATATAATCtctgttgttttcattttttcatcgGCTACATTTTAGAAAGTCATACATTAGGAAATGACACAGATACAACTACAGACTTTGTGGACAGTGAAGAGGACAGCAGCATGTTCCAGCCAAGGTTTCACAGCACCCAAAAAAGTAAACGCCTGAGAGTGGAACAATCACACTTGCTATCAAGAGAGACTGAGCTATCGAGTGCTTCTGTGACTTCAAAAAAGTTGCCAAGTGAAGTATGTGAAACAGGTAACCAACATCTATGAATCTTAATTTCGTGTCTCCTCAGTTCTaattcaattattatttttattgcagaTCTGTTTATCCTTACCCTCCTAAATGAGGGAGAAGAAGAATGGGAAATCAACCAGCACATCGTTGCAGCCATGAGGGCTGGAAAACTGTCACAACACATAAATGCATTTATTTTGGTGTGTGCAAAACACCTTTTGAAAACTGTGACGTTGGATAAACGGTTGAACCAGCGGAAGAGCATTTATAAACGTTACGCTCAAATGATTGTGAAACAACACCCCTGCCTTGCAGATAATAACTGTGAAGATAACTATGTAAGActgatcttttttcttttaattactAGTTTAACTGTTATTATTTTGCAGCTTACTGTGAAACATAAAGTGGTTCGAGCTGTTGGTAATCAAATAGATTCCAAGAAACATGGACGAATTCACaacttaaaaagaaatcaacagaAGGCGAGTGCAAAGCGGAATTCGGGTGGCCTAAACCAGTATGATGCTGCCAACTCTATTTCCGGCAATTTATCTACTGCTGTCGATGATGATTTTCCTGATCATGAAAGTGAAGAACAGTTAAGAAGAAAGCATGATTTTGAAGCAACGcgtgagtttttcaaaattaacaacaAACTTTCTCTTGCAAAGTTATTAGAAAAGACACCGCATTATCATGATTTTGAAAAGGTATTAAACATTCGTTTAACTGTTAGCGCGTGACGTTACTAATAAGTaagaattcttttttgttgttacacAGGCTTACGATGATTTTCTAATGATGTATCCCATGTCTTGCATAACCGAGGAAAAGTTTCAGAAGGCATTTGAGAGCACATTGCTTACTTTTCGACGCTTTCTGGAAAGAAACAGTGATAAGGGCGGGCAAAAGTGGGCTGATGGTGCAAAAATGGATCTTGAAGTACTGCTTGCAGTTAACGCTTTGTGTTCAACAAGCCGCGGTGTGAAAGGTGCAAAGCCAGTTTTTCTTATTCGTGAAGTACagtaaatcaaattttttttcacctgtTAACTCTACTTAATCGGTACCTTTTCGTGAATCAGGTTGGAAAAAACGTTGAACCCGATTACTCTGGTGTAAACTCAAGTGCCATTGTGTTCTTTAATGGAAATTCTCTCCACTCCATGCTAATCATTGTTGGATCGTCCTGCAATGTAAACTACAAGAACATCAATGTTTCAAGTGTGTGTCAGGTGGTTTTGAACCTGTTAAGTGTGTACTACGTGACTGACTGTAATTATCCAGCCATGTATGGTGTCCTTTCACTAATTGATCGTTTGTGCCTTCATCAAGAAGGTTTTCCGAGACAGAAACCAGTGCAGAAAGACTCTTTGAGTATGGTTACTTTTCTGAAAAAGTATGACAAATTTGTCTTGCATGACGACGAAAACCAGCAAGCACAAGAACTGCCTTTGGAAGAAGAATCGTCGTAGATTTGGAAATTCTTactttgatttgtttcttAATCTGTGCTaatcttttaaagaaataggTTAGCCTGTTACATCTGCCATTTTCGTAACTAAGTGCTTGATCCAGATGGTGATGCTGCTTGTGCTTTGAATTCCTGCTGCCGCTAAAAATTAGCTCATGACTCTTCATCTAACTGTTGTGACCTGGTTACTATGGGTTATAACCCGGGTTATAACCCCATGGGTTGCAACCCATATGGACCTATGGGTTATAACCCATAGTAACCAGGTTATAACCCATATGGGCCTATGGGTTATAACCCATAGTAACCAGGTTATAACCCATAGTAACCAGGTATACTACACTATAGTAACCCATAGTAACCAGGTCACAACAGTTAGAAGAAGAGTCGTGAGCTAATTTTTAGCGTCAGCAGGAATTCAGAGCACCAGCAGCATCAACATGATTTATTCCGCCGTTTATATTGTGTGTTGGTTTGTTATTGTTAATAAACGAAGGACTTTCATGTTGATTAATTTTCCTTAATTTGAAGTAGGATGGTTTTCTGTAGAAATGTAAGTGGGTGCATTAGGCAAGTAGGGCTTTTGTGAAAGTATGTAGAACTGATAAGTATGGATACTATTTAAGGAGGTTGTTCCCAATAGAAAATAAGTatgtaaattaattttaagtAAGCTAGACCATTAATTGAGCCTACTTAACTACTTACACCAATCTTACATGAAACAGGTTTTTTAAAGTAGGAAATTGCGTTTAAGTATGGGCGGAATtttagtatccacagacatgTAAGAGAGCCTGGCACCTCTtaagtaggaaacaataagtagGGAGCCGCTGCTGTGTAGGGGCGACGAACCTTAGCGAACGATACGCATGAGTCAGGGCTACCAATGAGTTCGAAAACAGGAGAAAAAAACCCAGAGGGAGTACGTACGTATTTGCTTACAACTGCGCCATGTTACGATCGAGTGGAAGAATAGAAAGGTCGAACGTGGAATCTTTGTATTTCTCATAGAGCATACGACGACCTCGGCGTAGCTTAGTCGTCACCAGACTGATGCCTAGCTTCTAGCATGGTCTAACATTCTTCATAGCAAGGTCccagaactgtcgtctgctaggcctGTTTTGGGCTGTTCGTCTGCTTTTTCCGCGGACAAAATTTcgggcactcgctaggggcgctgactacccggatcagtcataacattccctCCACAACGTTGTCAACAATGGGGGAAGTAGTCGCTTGTGACTGTTTTTCgcgctgttttttcttctgtattaaaaatttaaaaaattcactatacaaataaaggaaacctgaatcaattcctctttgtattataaaccttaatatacattaatacacATTAATTGACCATCTTGGACAGTTTGCGCAGCATATGCTGcccttcttttaatttctggctaacctcattttttaaacgtttcggTTCCATATGATATCAGATTTCTATatattcaaacattaaaaaagggACCATTTCCATGCAATGTTCGTCGCAACAAATTTTTGACAAAACAAAGCcgttcaaaaatgattttgaacaattttctcaacttAAAAAACATGCCAAGACAGGCAAAGGCTTCCTGCATTTTGCCTCTCTTGGcatgtttttttacatttgccaaagttaagaaaattgttgaaaatcattttctctctgaaaaagCTTACACGAGAGATTCCTTCCACCAAGTCATCTATGATGTTGCATGCGACGGACTTGTTTTGCCAAATATTTGTTGCGACAAACATCGCACGGAAATGGTCCCATTTTTAATGTACTTGAAGAGGTAAAAGCACTGGTTGAACAGCATGAATAGGAGAAGGATTTGGAGTAGAAAGAAAAGGTGGATAAGGACAAGGAGTCGGAGGAAAAGAAGGAGTAGGACTTGGAGTAGGAGTAGGTTTGATGCCacctttaaaattaaataaaataataaccTGGGAAATGACCAGTAACAACTTTTGATAAAGCCGGCAGTGATGATTTCTGGGGAGATTCAATTGAGGCAGCATCAGTGATGTTAGTGCATCGATCAGGAAAACCAGTTGTATCCTGAAACATATTAAAAGAAGTAAAGGATAAGCAAATATCAAACATTTCATCTTACTTTACATAATAAGCCAttgtcttcttctctttcatGCCTGGTTCTCATAAAACTTTTCAGCATAATCATCCAACatcaaaaaatgttttatcgCAGCATCACCATAGGCATTGCAGTAAGTTGCTGTTTCTATACCATTTGGAAAAGGAATTAAGACTATAATTTCAGCattatagttttctttcaaGGTTTCACAACGACGAAAAATATCCTTTTGGACGGTTCTTAGTCTGATGGGATTTTGGTTTCCGTTTACCTTCCACAGAAACAgcaacatttgttttttcggAACCCTTTGGCAATAAAAAAGAGTTTAACTGCTAGAAGAAAATTGAATGGAGCAACTTACAATTAGGCCAAACTTCTTGTGTGTTACAATTAGGCCAAACTTCTTGTTTCACTAGTCGACAAATTTCCTACGTTGATGACTCCAACATTTCTACTATGAACAACAACACACTTGTTTTGCtatgtaagtttttttttcctgttttaaCAAGGTGGAATTATGTTTTCCCGTTTCAAATCAAATGCAGACGACAGTTTGACAGCGTTAGCAATATAGCATTGGGATTTGCGTCTATGGTGGTGGCGCCCAGAAGCTCCCTGCGAGAGCCAATGAGAATGGCTGATTGGTTGGTCCGCTAACAACCTGAACGGTCGAGTTGACTCGCGGACACCATGTTGTTTGAAACACGAGGAATAGGACatacaagaaaaatttttactatTGGAAGCAAGCCTTTATAACTTAAACATGCCGTgcaaaacatttattttcctAATCTGTTTTGAATTGAAGTAACGTCTTCCGGCTCTAGAAACATTTGTAGAGTTTTACCCAGCCCTTGTACTGTACGGTTTTCCTGACAAGGGAGCATAAATCTATGATATATTTCTTTAACCAAGTCTTCCGCAAAAAGAATATGAATTTTAGCGTAGTCGCGAGCATCTTCCTTCTTCAAAACGGAGGAAAATGTTTGGCTTCCTATCTGTGTGGACCCATTACAAGCATAATTAAGTGCCCTTTCTATATTTTCTTACATAAATACCGAATAAGCCCATGGCCACCCCCCAATAAGTTACATAATCTACATCGTGTTGTAACAGGGGGACGTTATAACTAACTTTGATCTTCACCGTAAAACAACTGAACTTATAAAACACATTTAAAGAACAGTTTACGAGCTACTTCAATTTCTTCccaaaagattttcttttcagtaGCACACGCATTCCTTTTAGTAGAATAAGCCAGTGTTTATGATACTTGAGGGGCAAGAAGTGTTGGTATAGTTTTTGTCGTGAAGTTGCTGAAGATATTGTAATTAGTAATTCAGAAAAGATTGGGGTATTGGTATTACTGTTGAAATTGATAAATCTAAATTTGACAAAAGTATTGTTAAGTTAGTAATTTTATTTAAGTTCAgttgcttttattttattgtttataaGAAAATACAATCGTGGAAAAAGAGTCGACAGAGTTTGGGAATTTTGTGGTGTCGTAAGAACATCAGGAAAATGTTTGCTGGTTATTTAGCTAGTTTTATGCTAAGTGAATGAAAGGGAATGGGCGTTTTTAGTTATGAAGTATGCTGCCAAACTATATTCTGGGGAatcaattaaagaaaattcaaaatggaaaTGTACAAAAAACACGTGTAATTATATTACTTTAATTAACTCATCTGCTTAATACATTAAATTACCACTGACAtcattttagaaaaaaaggatttggaATTACAGTTTTATAAATAACACATGTTTATTTGAATAGTTTTGGTGTTTCTGAGTAAAAAGTAAATTCTGCTTCCTAAATTAAATATTGACATGTTAAGTTTATTGGTTTTGTTAACTACATCTTGTCAAGGGGTTTTGGTTGAGAAAGAGGTTAGACAGTCAGAGTGTTTCGCTGAGCCGGTTCGTCTGTCACTGAACTGAAACACGGACTCGGTGAAAAACCTTCACTGTCCCACTACACTAACACTACACTAGGGTGACACCAACTTACTACACGTACATTTAATCTCTGCCCCAAATCACCCGCGTTGAGGCATTTTAAATAGGTTACAAGGTTATCCCCTACTAATACGTAATGCATTCGTCGAAGGTTACCTTGTGTAACGTTTCCAAACGCCACTCTAACGCCAGACACACACCCACACGCACCCACACAGACGTACACAtatactctctctctctctctctctcacacacacacacacacacaaactaaCACGCATACCAGCATACACACACGCACTCAGGCCATACATCAGACATCCACAGATCACATACATTCGTGTACGTGACAATATATTTATTATCTTGTCTGTTTGAGTTAAAAAATCTTGTGATGATGTGTTTGATCTGTTAATACATAGCTGGTTGATGAAATGTAtgttttttcaattaatttctaaatgatttgcattcaattgaattatttaaataaataaaaagttataTATCGATAAATTTGTGAGGATTGATAGTTTATCAAAGGATTTTATTATGTCAAAATCAGCTGCTTCTAGCACAGTTTTGGCTAGTGCAAATGTTAGTTttggttaacaaaataattataaaaaaataaaacatttctATGATATTGTAAATatgttttaccttttcttaTTGATTTGTTAATTCTTGGACGTAGGCCtactttagttttttatttggttCTGATAGTTCCCATTTCAATTTTCCTGTTCCTTTTCCATTTCGGGAATTCCAACAAGTGAGGCTCACCGAATGGAAAAGGACAACCGAGAACAAGACGAAGAGGAACAGTGAAGATCAATTGAACAGCAGTAGAAGGGAAACGAGAATCCTACTGCCCAGGGAAAAACGATTAGGCCGATAAGAAGAAAATAGAAGTCTGTTGGACGGAGGAATCAAATAACTaaccgaaaaaaagaaggccgGAGTCGGTTAGAGTGATATTGGAACTAGCGGACAGCTTTTACATATGTATGGAGACAGCTGTTGAGACGAACAGAAACGAAGAGGAATTGGAGCTGAAACTAAACGGAAGGAGGATAAGTTCAGCCCGCCAGACAGTAAGAAAATTTCCGTAGGACAATCGAAGTTCAATTATTGATATTTGCCGCTTCGACAACGGTCAACGCAGGTGCCCCCTATACATGAACAATAATTCCGCAGGAGGAATTATTTTATCAAAACTATGGTGcagtttttcatttatataACAGGACGTCCGTCCTTAGCAATACACGTATTTTCTCACCGAGTATTGTGTCGCGCTGTTTGTTTCTTCCATAGGTCCAGTACGAAAAGGTCGCCACCATTTGAGTTATCTTCCGCAATTTTGATTTCACGCAAAATTTTAGCGGCCAAAACGTAGGGAACTTATTTTTAAGCTGCAAGACACCCTtttgaaatctttgaaaattaaaaaacagtGTGACGTAGTAAATTAAAGGACGAAACAGATTCTGTATAGCTTTATGTaataaaattttctataatGGTGAAAAATCGATTTCCTTAGTGACTAGCAGCGCCACGCGTGTCAATTTGCATTTACGGTAAAAAAGACTGGGAATCACatacaatttcaattttatcTCAAGAACCACATATCAcagacaatgaaaaaaaaactgcaaaaAAGCAAATTTGTTCTTTAGTTAAGCCATTTATTTTAATTGcctttgcttaaaatacaaaaaagttattaacaaaataacCACTAAGGTTTCTAAAAAAGTGCTTTTTTCGACAAAAATCAACGGCGGGGAAAGTCTAATTGCGCAATTTCGATAAAACTTTGGGTTTCCTATTTTAATAACCACAGAAAGATATTCCGCTGattgaaattttgaaattcagaaaaaaaaatttcgaacCACCGTATAGGACAACCCTTTTTCGACGCCTGATTTTACATGGTATCACGGAACAAcactttcttttatttgtacGCATGGCGTTTCAGTTGCAGTTTCGTCTTCTGATTGGACATCTTTATGTTTGACTGCTTTTTTCTCATTCAAatttcgggaaaaaaaatcgaaatggaaagaaaaaaaaaacaggaaacaaACTATTGTGTGGGATGAATTTGCTCCTAAAAAATCTAGGAAGAAAGCTCATAAATCTGAAAAGTTTACTACTGAATTTCGAAAGAACAAAGCacttaaatttgaaaatctCAATAAAGACTGGAGTAAAAagacaatttctttttatttaaatatatcAAAACCTTCTTTCATTTGCTATATACAAGGTAACTTGGCTGAAGCTGTCGAACGCAACACGGGTTGTATCGAGCTTGCTCTGCCCGGGTGACCTTTTCCCCTCGCTCAGCTCCCAAGAAATCCTCGACGCCTTATTAAATGTAAGAAGAAAGCTTCTGAAGATAATCATAAAGACCAGTCATCAAAGAAAACTATTTGCTGAAGAAGGAACAgcagttaaaatattaattcaaTAGCTCGACGTAGAAGTTCTTTTATGAATCCTTTCCCAGTATGTCTTGCAGATCCTCAACAACTAAGAGGTTTCATATTTACCTATATTTTTGGATTGGTCAATAccatattgtcacacgagttgtatttgaacaagcacaaacgaatacaacaagtgatgacttaaatataaacaatggttttactcgaacgggataaccattaccaaaagttggagaagcgtctgaagacctctagggaaaccagtgaactcctctaacggagcccagcccagggagctcacccgatggagaatCATCttacgcagattcggggcagctttttataccgtcgcgtgaattactccccttccggactgcgtatctgcgtatctttcttaaagcggacttctcccgataatttcttcaccacgatcgcaacgttgtccaaggagcggatgactcatctctgcgaagaaataaacaatctcccttttcacacGCGATAATATTTAATTTGTTACGTATTTGAGATGCGTAAGCAAAAATTGTGTTTGAAGACCATACGTACACATTACCTTCCTGCGGCATCATATCGCacttttacaaaaaaaacaaaatattatCTTTATACGCGTAAGAAATTTTTCTAGTGGGTGTTATAACAAATTTTTAATCCTTAGAACAAAAGGAGGGGCTCTTGAAATGGTTCACCCAGGTAAAAGAAGATGCACTGCTGAAAATTTCTACAATGATCAAAAAGATGGAGCTGTAAAAAAGTAGAGAtaagagtaaaaaaaaggattaaGAGAACCAAAAGGACCAAGATGACGAGGATCGGCTATGGATGGATAGCGCTGAAAAAACATTCGC
This genomic stretch from Daphnia magna isolate NIES linkage group LG10, ASM2063170v1.1, whole genome shotgun sequence harbors:
- the LOC116935271 gene encoding uncharacterized protein LOC116935271 isoform X1 yields the protein MLFKEMMFDMSVTDLGGSLATRVEDVMLGQYDKEFDLVVDVTSTTVFLNGEKDIVVKLHLVQEYLVVPEECSQILDLPSMSSSEFSPNDENSPPATYETLTMNINESHTLGNDTDTTTDFVDSEEDSSMFQPRFHSTQKSKRLRVEQSHLLSRETELSSASVTSKKLPSEVCETDLFILTLLNEGEEEWEINQHIVAAMRAGKLSQHINAFILVCAKHLLKTVTLDKRLNQRKSIYKRYAQMIVKQHPCLADNNCEDNYVRLIFFLLITSLTVIILQLTVKHKVVRAVGNQIDSKKHGRIHNLKRNQQKASAKRNSGGLNQYDAANSISGNLSTAVDDDFPDHESEEQLRRKHDFEATREFFKINNKLSLAKLLEKTPHYHDFEKAYDDFLMMYPMSCITEEKFQKAFESTLLTFRRFLERNSDKGGQKWADGAKMDLEVLLAVNALCSTSRGVKGAKPVFLIREVQ
- the LOC116935271 gene encoding uncharacterized protein LOC116935271 isoform X2, yielding MLFKEMMFDMSVTDLGGSLATRVEDVMLGQYDKEFDLVVDVTSTTVFLNGEKDIVVKLHLVQEYLVVPEECSQILDLPSMSSSEFSPNDENSPPATYETLTMNINESHTLGNDTDTTTDFVDSEEDSSMFQPRFHSTQKSKRLRVEQSHLLSRETELSSASVTSKKLPSEVCETDLFILTLLNEGEEEWEINQHIVAAMRAGKLSQHINAFILVCAKHLLKTVTLDKRLNQRKSIYKRYAQMIVKQHPCLADNNCEDNYLTVKHKVVRAVGNQIDSKKHGRIHNLKRNQQKASAKRNSGGLNQYDAANSISGNLSTAVDDDFPDHESEEQLRRKHDFEATREFFKINNKLSLAKLLEKTPHYHDFEKAYDDFLMMYPMSCITEEKFQKAFESTLLTFRRFLERNSDKGGQKWADGAKMDLEVLLAVNALCSTSRGVKGAKPVFLIREVQ